In Streptomyces ambofaciens ATCC 23877, a single genomic region encodes these proteins:
- the hxlB gene encoding 6-phospho-3-hexuloisomerase, whose amino-acid sequence MVDQQNQPAPPAPLTVGVDGPLAAARRTILREIEALLTRAREDQAQELMQAVYGAQRIMVLGAGRSKLAVDAFAMRLMHLGLTAHVSTDVTCPAIAEGDLLVACSGSGHTPTVVQRTEAAKQAGARIAVVTANQESPLAALADIRVHLAEYSQDFEPDASTQFVGTLFEQGALVFFDCLILALQRTQHVDPSEMYARHTNLE is encoded by the coding sequence ATGGTCGACCAGCAGAACCAGCCCGCGCCTCCCGCTCCGCTGACAGTCGGAGTGGACGGACCACTCGCCGCAGCCCGCCGCACGATCCTGCGGGAGATCGAAGCCCTGCTCACACGCGCGCGCGAGGACCAGGCCCAAGAGCTCATGCAGGCGGTGTACGGCGCTCAGAGGATCATGGTGCTGGGGGCGGGCCGCTCCAAACTCGCCGTCGACGCCTTCGCCATGCGCCTGATGCACCTCGGGCTGACCGCCCACGTGTCCACCGATGTCACCTGCCCGGCCATCGCCGAGGGCGACCTCTTGGTGGCGTGCAGCGGATCGGGTCACACCCCCACCGTGGTGCAACGGACCGAGGCGGCCAAGCAGGCCGGCGCCCGGATAGCCGTCGTGACCGCGAACCAGGAGTCCCCGCTCGCCGCACTGGCCGACATCCGTGTCCATCTCGCCGAGTACAGTCAGGACTTCGAGCCCGACGCGTCGACCCAGTTCGTCGGCACCCTGTTCGAGCAGGGCGCTCTGGTCTTCTTCGACTGTCTGATCCTCGCACTCCAGCGCACTCAGCATGTCGACCCCTCCGAGATGTACGCC